The following nucleotide sequence is from Cicer arietinum cultivar CDC Frontier isolate Library 1 chromosome 2, Cicar.CDCFrontier_v2.0, whole genome shotgun sequence.
ttatctattagtactttattttcaaatcattaaagtaatttttttttttaaatatacattaTTTGTTTAAGAAAAATTTTAAACCCTAGAAAAATCGTGTCTCTCAATGTTTAATTAAGATGGAACTATGTTTTAAAGAATTTAGAGGTAAGTAAAACCTAAATAAAGATTATGAAAAATACTAGTTTTTATGAAAGATTCTTtataaaaaggagaaaaatcatATGTATCAACATGTAATACTCACAAATCTTAATCACCTCTGATATGGTTAAATTTAACAATGCAAtagtaaacaaaattataaggaATAATAGTTCAATTTATTGATGGTAAGTTTCAATATCAAGTACACTATGAATCATTTCATGGAATTTGGCAAAGTAAAAGGGACATTGTGAGTTAATGATTGAAAAGAAGCTCACAAAAGAAATTGGTGAAATTGAGTCGGGCATGGCAGACCGGCTTTGTCCCCAAAGAGTGTGACAAAAATGATTGTTGAGGTAGAACTTGATTAACAACGAACTATAATCAGTTATGGGCGGACCCATGGTAGCAAGTCTTGACGCACCCAAAACCAAATCGGCACCAGCAATGGGCAACAAGCAGACATATAGTTGAAGTGTGTGGCCCTGAACTTGGACTTGAAAATGATCAATAAACCCCTCTGTCGTCAAGGAATTCCTACTATCTACCATAACCCGAAAATTGTCGGCATTCATAAATGGTAATTTGAGAAAGTGAGTCACTCAGGGTTGAATAAAATTGTATGAacttttgttatatttcaattgtTAACTCATTGATTGTACCATGGAAACGCATTGTACCTACTCTTGGATCACCTTTCAATGCATTAGAGGACAAGTGATATGCATAATCAATGGGTTCAAGGTCGGATATTTTAGATTATGGGTTACTATTTAGGGTTAAAGTGTTTAGGTTATAAGGTCTAGATCAAAGTGAGGGTGAGATTCATCATCAGTATGGAGCAATAAGTATTGTCTTTTAGGGCAACTATGGACAATAGGAGAACTTGGCATCGCATGTGTAGTACGGAACTTTCTCACTACACAACTGCATTTTGGGAATAAAGACATTTTTTAAAGTAGGTTTGTAGGAAGGTAGTGGTGTGGGTCGGGTGATTGGAATATGAAAGATTGGGGATAAGGATGTGTTTCGGGTCGAGTTCGATGTGTAAGGTAAGATGGGTCAGGAATGGGTGGATGACATATATGGTTTGGGTTTGGGTTGATACTTTTCTTCAAAAAGTTTAGGAAGAGAAAAAAACCTTTGAGATGGTGTGGGGGTTTTGGGCTAGCACATCACATCGTATGTCCGTTTTGAGTTTGTTAATAAAACAGTCCAAAATAACATTGTCACTTAATCCATGTACCCTATTTTCCAAGGAGGTGAATTCAACCGAGTTAGCTTCCATAGGGACGAATGAGGGCAATTGTACTATGACAGTCCGAATTCCAGTTCAAGAGCACGCTTGGACACGACTCAAGACTAAAACGGAGAATTTCTACTATGCATTTGGTACCATGGAACGACGTCTTTTGTCAAGATGAATGGAAGTTAAAAAAGTTTTGCCTAAAAAATCCCCTACAAAACATTTGAACcattaaaatgagaaaaatcaattttacattcTATACTGAAAATGAGGTCAATGATGGTGGAGGAGATTCGATGGGAGACGCTCCCAGAGAAGATTGAAGCGTATGAATGCTTGTTTCCAGGCGAACCAAACGTTCAAGATTAGCAACTCGATTGTGGGCATATTCGGCGTCTTGTCGCTCCATCATGTGCAAGATGCATTTCAAATATGATTGAACTTCATTCAAACGAGCGTTTTTCGCCATTGGAGTTCATCGAATTTAGCAAAGTAAAAGGGAAACTATGAACTAATGATTGAAAATAAGTTGTCAAAAGAAATAAAGAGAATATAAATCGGTCGTACTAATTGTCCAATCATTGTCAGCAAATCCCCTTTTCCTTTCCTAGATAGTTCAAGTCCTTGAATAGTTTGTAAATCAGCGAGGCTCAAGTGCTCATTCTTCTCTCTTGCTCGCATGGTTTTGTTGTTAGTTGTCTTTGCACTATAACAATTCTTGTCTTCATTTGAATATTACTTTTTGCATTTGTTACACACCCACTGCTCTATATATGgttagataattttttaattggttaaatatcctatttttatgaattattttatttaacatacaacataactaatttatatatgaatttgCTGCAACCTCTGAAACGGAGTCATACAATTTAATGTAGTAGTAAATCTTGATCGTTAATTTATAATACAACGACTATAAACATGCaaaataaatttcaacaattttacACGGTACTAAATCTCGTTTTTCTATTTTAGATCAGACGATCCAAATCAATCTAAATTATCTAATTGAGTCCAATTCCCAAgtagtttaatttaatatttcttgattaaaaaaatattttttttttataaaagaaaaatagtttgAAAATTGGATTGAGTTGTAGACTTGTAGTGATAACATAATGAGTTTTCTACCATACACCCCCTATTTAAGCCTGCCACTCACTCTCCAAtctatatgaaaatataattttgcccatttattttgacaaaatttcaaaatatttgaaatgataattttcataattttcgaaatagaaaattccaaaatttttaaaacttttcggaagtttcaaaatttcaaaataaggattacatttcgaaattttgaaaagtttccaaagttttcaaatctaaaaagttttgaattgttcgaaaattttaaaaattgtcatttcaaaactttcaaatattcttaaaatttactaaattagaagaataaaattatagaGGGTGACAAATTTAAGTGGGCTTGCATTCTAGAAAACTCTAAGATAATATAATATTGCTTTTCAATTTTCACATATCCAATGgaccaaaaaacaaaaacccAGGTTCATGGTTGAACACGTAGCAATAGATAGATATACTGTCACTGAAACCAATACACACAGTTATGTTCCTCTTCCTCGTCCAACACACAATTCCACTTCTTGTTTCACACAACATTAGGTAAGATAATCCCCATTTTCATACTTAAGTAATTTTTACTCTCAAATTCTTTATTATCCCTTTTGTTTCCAAGCTTCAagctttatttgaattttgttggAAAATTCAGTTTATAGAACACCAGAACTTTTGATGTatataaagttttgattttggaATAGGAATGGCTTGTTTTTCTTTACCTTGTTGTACTGGGTCATTTTTGACCCCAGACAGGTTACAAATTAGATATTTTAGGGTTTATAGAGGTTTATGCACTAGCTCAATTTTTTTACCTTTGGAGTTTAATCAATGTTATAAACTTCAAAATGAGTTTATATGGAACAAGAATTTTGAGTGTTATGGTAGAAAAAGTAGAGTTTCTTCATTTAGGTTTCCTTATTGTTGCAAAATTGAGCCACTTGTTAGTAGAACTAGGGGTGATAGAAAGAGTGATCATTATGGTAAAGGGGAAAGTAATAGGTTGAAGAAGCGATTTTCGTTGAGGTTGCGGCCGAGGTTACGGTTGTTTGCTATGAGAATGAAAAGGGCTTCTTTTAAATCTGTTTTGAATGAGTTGGGAATGTTTATTAGGAAGAATAATAGGACGGTGGCATTTTCCACCTCGTTTTCAATTGTGTTCACTCTTTGTTTCATGTTTTTGAAATTGACTTCGCTTCCCCCTGCAaaagttgttccatattcggacTTGATTGCGAGCCTTCAAAATGGATATGTGGCAAAGGTTTTAGTTGAAGAAGGGTCTCGCCGTATATATTACAATATGAAATCTCAGGTTGTTGAAAATGATAAGGTTTTGGGTGAAGAATCACAACAAGTAGTAGATGTTTCGAATCTTTTGACTGATAAGGATATAGATGAGGTTGGGAATGAGGATACTTCAAGATCTGGCCAAATTCCTGTATTgaataaattgaagaaaatctcaACGAAACGAGCTTCGATTCCTGAATGGCAGTATTCCACGAGAAAACTTGATCATGACGAAAAATTCCTTGTTAGTTTGATGAGAGAAAAGGGAGTTACATTTAGCTCTGCGCCTCAATCCGTGTTAATGTCGATGAGGAGTACTTTGATAACTGTGATTACACTATGGATACCTTTAATTCCGTTGATGTGGCTTCTATATCGTCAACTTTCTGCTGCTAATAGTCCAGCAAAGAAGCGGAAACCTAATAGTCAGACAGTTGGATTTGAAGATGTCCAAGGTGTTGATTCTGCAAAAGTAGAACTCATGGAGGTAATTATCTCATAAGTAACATTGTTTATGGTTATGTGACATATAGAAGTGATTTTTGCTGTTTTTCTAATTGTTTAGTCATTAAGTTCTAGTTGAGTCTGCAGTAAGCATTCCTTTGTCCAATGTTGTTAATGGCAGATGACCGAAATACCTCCATATAAACGTGGTATTGAAACCTAGACATCATGGTAGTCATCTATGAACCACTGACACAGACTCAAACATCGGACAAGACACTGACACACACGTCGacaatgataataatttgaaaaagtgGAAGAAATTGACTTTAGCTACATCTGTAGGACACCAACATGTGTTGGAGACGACATAAATCTGAAATGTCACGGCTACATAGGGTGTCACTTCACAAATTGTCTATGGCGGATGGCCGATTTAGCTGCCGCGAAGTCGGCCACGCCATTCCAATTGagtgataaaataagaaaaacaagGTAGATATGCCAAAAGGTTGTCTTTTAGAATAACTCTGGCCTCACGGACATGGTTATACTTATAGTATAGCCTGTGGCATTTAGATGCATTGTCACAAAAATAAACCTGATTGCATCAAAATATTGTAGTTTGAATTGTTTTGTGTGCATGGAGTGTTCATTGAATGAGTTCCATTCATGGTTTAATGTTACGATTTCTAACTTTAGTAGAACCTTTTTTTGTCAATGTCTAATCAGTATTATTGTTCTTCTTAGATTTACACTGTTCCTTGTTTGTAGATAGTTTCATGTCTGCAAGGGGACATAAATTACCAAAAGGTAGGGGCAAAGCTACCTAGAGGAGTGTTGTTGGTTGGTCCTCCAGGAACTGGGAAGACATTACTTGCTCGTGCAGTGGCCGGGGAAGCAGGTGTGCCCTTTTTCACAGTATCTGCCAGTGAGTTTGTAGAATTGTTTGTTGGAAGAGGAGCTGCTAGAATCAGAGACCTTTTTAGTACTGCAAGGAAATTTGCACCGTCAATCATATTCATTGATGAACTTGATGCGGTTGGAGGCAAGCGTGGAAGAAGCTTCAATGATGAACGTGACCAAACACTAAACCAGGCAAGTTTAGTCGTCATTCTGTATTACTTTTCTAGCAACAAATGGCTGAAATGATTAGAAGTCCAGCTTCTTCATCAATTATTTCATAGCATTAGACTTTTAGTATTTAACTTCCATGGAAAACAAATATTCCATATGTTCATTGGAATGTAAGTAGAAAAGTTTCATGTGCTCTCAGCTAAGAAGCACGCACACATATATGGCATTGATACGTAGACACTGTCGATAGtttgagaaaatgaaagttATTGAAAGTAATCATATGAGTCGGTGTCGTATCAATGTCGGACAGAGAATGTGCTGGATACCGATCACGTCTTCAATTTGAAGTGTATGTGTTACATAGGCTCTCTAGTAAGTTGTTGTTTGCTCTAAGCTGTCcttttaaagaatttttcaaCTATGCAGTTGCTGACAGAAATGGATGGATTCGAATCCGAGATGAGAGTGGTTGTCATTGCAGCAACTAACAGACCAGAAGCCTTGGATCCAGCCCTATGTCGGCCTGGTCGTTTCTCGAGGAAAGTCTTTGTAGGGGAACCTGATGAAGAAGGAAGGAGAAAGATATTAGCTGTTCATCTAAAAGGTGTTCCTTTAGAGGAGGAT
It contains:
- the LOC101499417 gene encoding probable inactive ATP-dependent zinc metalloprotease FTSHI 3, chloroplastic, whose amino-acid sequence is MACFSLPCCTGSFLTPDRLQIRYFRVYRGLCTSSIFLPLEFNQCYKLQNEFIWNKNFECYGRKSRVSSFRFPYCCKIEPLVSRTRGDRKSDHYGKGESNRLKKRFSLRLRPRLRLFAMRMKRASFKSVLNELGMFIRKNNRTVAFSTSFSIVFTLCFMFLKLTSLPPAKVVPYSDLIASLQNGYVAKVLVEEGSRRIYYNMKSQVVENDKVLGEESQQVVDVSNLLTDKDIDEVGNEDTSRSGQIPVLNKLKKISTKRASIPEWQYSTRKLDHDEKFLVSLMREKGVTFSSAPQSVLMSMRSTLITVITLWIPLIPLMWLLYRQLSAANSPAKKRKPNSQTVGFEDVQGVDSAKVELMEIVSCLQGDINYQKVGAKLPRGVLLVGPPGTGKTLLARAVAGEAGVPFFTVSASEFVELFVGRGAARIRDLFSTARKFAPSIIFIDELDAVGGKRGRSFNDERDQTLNQLLTEMDGFESEMRVVVIAATNRPEALDPALCRPGRFSRKVFVGEPDEEGRRKILAVHLKGVPLEEDANIICQLIATLTAGLVGADLANIVNESALLAARRGSESVAREDIMEAIERAKFGINDKQLRSSKISKELNKLFPWMPSLMGRSDRKQDDMQGPLGYQSLNS